In Alicyclobacillus macrosporangiidus CPP55, a single window of DNA contains:
- the chrA gene encoding chromate efflux transporter, with product MQEHRTAAGSTGEVFRVALRLGLTSFGGPIAHLGYFRDEYVARRRWLDDTTYTDLVALCQFLPGPASSQVGIAIGLLRAGMPGAIAAWLGFTLPSALALALFAAVLQRWHIQQAGWLHGLMIVAVAVVAQAVWGMAKSFAAGRTRAAVAVLAAVVTLLWPTPWTQVGVILASGIAGWVGMKADATRPAPPLPIPLSRRFAIGMWIAFFALLLGLPVLRAAWPAQGLALFDTFYRAGALVFGGGHVVLPLLQSAVVPPGWVTNDEFLAGYGAAQAVPGPLFTFAAYLGAVMHPAPNGWLGASIALAGMFLPAFLLVFGALPFWNALRARPGFQSALAGIQAGVVGILLAALYDPVWTSTIHTPLDVALTLIAFVLLSVWKLPPWVVVVMCALTGWTVFGG from the coding sequence TTCCACAGGCGAGGTCTTTCGCGTGGCCCTGCGCTTGGGCCTCACCTCGTTCGGCGGGCCCATCGCCCACCTGGGCTACTTTCGCGACGAATACGTGGCGCGGCGCCGCTGGCTGGACGACACCACCTACACCGATCTCGTCGCCCTCTGCCAATTCCTCCCCGGTCCGGCCAGCAGCCAGGTGGGCATCGCCATCGGCCTGCTGCGCGCCGGCATGCCGGGGGCCATCGCCGCTTGGCTGGGCTTCACGCTGCCGAGCGCCTTGGCGCTGGCCCTCTTCGCCGCTGTCCTCCAGCGGTGGCACATCCAACAGGCGGGGTGGCTGCACGGGCTCATGATCGTCGCCGTCGCCGTGGTAGCGCAGGCGGTGTGGGGCATGGCCAAGTCGTTCGCGGCCGGCCGCACCCGCGCCGCCGTGGCCGTACTGGCCGCCGTCGTCACCCTGCTCTGGCCCACCCCGTGGACGCAGGTCGGGGTGATCTTGGCCAGCGGGATCGCAGGGTGGGTGGGGATGAAAGCGGACGCCACCCGGCCTGCGCCGCCGCTTCCCATCCCGCTGTCGCGGCGGTTCGCCATCGGGATGTGGATCGCGTTCTTCGCCCTCCTCCTCGGGCTGCCCGTGCTGCGCGCGGCCTGGCCGGCGCAGGGCCTGGCGCTGTTTGACACGTTCTACCGCGCCGGGGCGCTGGTTTTCGGCGGCGGGCATGTGGTGCTGCCGCTGCTGCAGAGCGCGGTCGTCCCGCCCGGGTGGGTGACGAACGACGAGTTCCTCGCCGGGTACGGCGCAGCGCAGGCGGTGCCAGGCCCGCTGTTCACGTTCGCCGCGTACCTGGGCGCGGTCATGCATCCGGCGCCAAACGGGTGGTTGGGCGCGTCCATCGCGCTCGCCGGCATGTTCCTCCCCGCCTTCCTCCTGGTGTTCGGCGCGCTCCCCTTCTGGAACGCGCTGCGCGCGCGGCCGGGTTTCCAGTCGGCCCTCGCGGGCATTCAGGCGGGCGTCGTCGGCATCCTGCTCGCGGCCCTCTACGACCCGGTCTGGACGAGCACGATCCACACGCCCCTCGATGTCGCGCTGACCCTGATCGCCTTCGTTCTGCTCAGTGTGTGGAAGCTGCCGCCATGGGTGGTGGTCGTGATGTGCGCCTTGA